One region of Lathamus discolor isolate bLatDis1 chromosome 2, bLatDis1.hap1, whole genome shotgun sequence genomic DNA includes:
- the ARL5B gene encoding ADP-ribosylation factor-like protein 5B isoform X2 — protein MGLIFAKLWSLFGSQEHKVIIVGLDNAGKTTILYQFLMNEVVHTSPTIGSNVEEIVVKNTHFLMWDIGGQESLRSSWNTYYSNTEFIILVVDSIDRERLSITKEELYRMLAHEDLRKAAVLIFANKQDMKGCMTAAEISTYLTLSSIKDHPWHIQSCCALTGEGLCQGLEWMTSRIGVR, from the exons AGCACAAAGTAATCATAGTGGGACTTGATAATGCTGGAAAGACTACTATTCTTTACCAGTT CTTAATGAATGAAGTGGTTCATACTTCTCCAACAATAGGAAGCAATGTAGAAGAAATAGTGGTGAAAAACACTCATTTTTTAATGTGGGATATTGGAGGACAAGAATCATTGCGGTCATCGTGGAATACCTATTATTCAAACACAGAG ttCATCATTCTTGTTGTTGACAGCATTGATAGAGAGCGACTTTCTATAACAAAAGAAGAACTTTATAGAATGCTGGCTCATGAG GATTTACGGAAGGCTGCAGTTCTCATCTTTGCAAACAAGCAAGACATGAAAGGTTGCATGACAGCTGCGGAGATATCTACATACCTCACCCTCAGCTCCATAAAGGATCACCCATGGCACATTCAGTCCTGTTGTGCTTTGACAGGAGAAGG ATTATGCCAAGGCTTGGAGTGGATGACTTCCCGCATTGGAGTGAGATAG
- the ARL5B gene encoding ADP-ribosylation factor-like protein 5B isoform X3 — translation MNEVVHTSPTIGSNVEEIVVKNTHFLMWDIGGQESLRSSWNTYYSNTEFIILVVDSIDRERLSITKEELYRMLAHEDLRKAAVLIFANKQDMKGCMTAAEISTYLTLSSIKDHPWHIQSCCALTGEGLCQGLEWMTSRIGVR, via the exons ATGAATGAAGTGGTTCATACTTCTCCAACAATAGGAAGCAATGTAGAAGAAATAGTGGTGAAAAACACTCATTTTTTAATGTGGGATATTGGAGGACAAGAATCATTGCGGTCATCGTGGAATACCTATTATTCAAACACAGAG ttCATCATTCTTGTTGTTGACAGCATTGATAGAGAGCGACTTTCTATAACAAAAGAAGAACTTTATAGAATGCTGGCTCATGAG GATTTACGGAAGGCTGCAGTTCTCATCTTTGCAAACAAGCAAGACATGAAAGGTTGCATGACAGCTGCGGAGATATCTACATACCTCACCCTCAGCTCCATAAAGGATCACCCATGGCACATTCAGTCCTGTTGTGCTTTGACAGGAGAAGG ATTATGCCAAGGCTTGGAGTGGATGACTTCCCGCATTGGAGTGAGATAG